GGAGGTGGATCATGAATGTAAGTCCGATATCGATCAAGGTTGCTCAAGAAACCCCCATCGACGAATTGATGCAGCAATTGGATACCACCGCCCAAGGCCTTTCCAAAGATGAAGCTCACCGACGGATCGAGCAATTTGGCGCCAATGAAATCGACGAGCAGTCCACCAGCATGCTGCTCAAATTTCTCGGATTTCTGTGGGGACCCATCCCCTGGATGATCGAAGCCGCGGCGATTCTATCGCTTGTCGTCAAGCATTGGGTCGACTTCGGCATCATTGTCATCCTGCTGTTTTTCAATGCCGCCATTGGATTCTGGCAGGAGCACC
The genomic region above belongs to Deltaproteobacteria bacterium and contains:
- a CDS encoding HAD-IC family P-type ATPase; translated protein: MNVSPISIKVAQETPIDELMQQLDTTAQGLSKDEAHRRIEQFGANEIDEQSTSMLLKFLGFLWGPIPWMIEAAAILSLVVKHWVDFGIIVILLFFNAAIGFWQEHQAGNAIAALKNKLALKSRVRREGAWQEIDARQLVPGDIIRLRAGDVVPADAKLIEGEYLSVDQSALTGESLPAGKEQGDGVYSGSIARQGEMVA